The DNA segment GTACTAATAACCCGTAAGCTTGTATACTCCTCCTTGCCGGTCTTCGGATAGGCAAGGGGCGACTTTCTTCTACAAAATAGTATATTTCTTTATCCCAGTGTGTTAATAATATTAGTTTACAGCTATCAGTCCATAGTTGACTGTTATATGTAAGCAAGTTGTCCAAAGCAACTAACGACTTAAGGTGGTTATTGCGGCGGGGCTCACCTCTTCCCATCCCGAACAGAGTAGTTAAGCCCGCCTGCGCAGATGGTACTGCAGTTATGTGGGAGAGTATGTCGTCGCCTTTCTTTTGAAAAACCCCGTTCTAACGAACGGGGTTTTTTGTTTTTAATCTGTTTTGATAATAAATAGTGGTGTTTGGTTGAGACAAGGCATGCCTTGTCTGTACCATTGGGTCTTTTCAAAATTCTTTCCGTACAATTGCACCTCCTTTTAGAAATCCTCAATTTGGGAATTGGTATATCCGTCCATTTAGCTATGAAATAATTGTTTAGTTTTATCCTAGACGATTTGATTGTGGCCCGTAGTTTAAACTGCGGAGTACAGAGATATGAGAAATAGAAGTTTCATCGGGACGACCATATAAAACGAAACAGTTGGAACACGACGTTAATTAAAAAATGTATGGCACACAACCGACTTCGCAAGTAATTTTTGGAATAGAGTATTATTGTGACATTGATTATAAACCATTCATCTTTGTGGCAATAGATTCACCTATATAACTAAGCTCTCTGCTTATGCGAAATCTTAATTACCCATCATTGATGCAGCAAACTGTAATAATACCATCTAAATGACAATCTGTTGTTATGAAAAAAATATTTTTTTCTGCTGCAGTGGAAGTAAGCATAGTACCATCAACTATAATAATTTGATTAAATGAAGTTATTTGCGAGAGGGGTGATCTACTTCAACGAAGTCCTTTGCGAGAGGGATAGCAGTGGAAATCCTTTCTTGTAGCGTTGCGGAGCAAAAGCTACAAGAAAGATTGGGAACGAATAGCCCGACCTGAGCCAAACGAAAACTTCAATGTTACCTTCAACATTCTGGCGAAAGGGCTCGCCCAAATAATCATTGATAAGAGAATAGTACTTGGAAATATAAATCAAATCTTTGGACTAATTTGCATTTTCATTATTGTTCCGACGGAAATTATCCTACATTAGCTTTCTAATTTATAGGTTCTGAAATGCAAATAAAAGTTGTAATAGTTGATGACGAATTTCCTGCGAGAAAATATTTGTCGAGCCTTTTGACGTTGCTTTATCCCAATAAAATTACGGTTGTAGAAGAGTGTGATTCTGTAAAAAATGCAGTTATCGCCATACAAAAGCATCAACCTGACCTTGTATTTCTAGACATTCAGATGCCAGAAGAAAGTGGGCTGGAGCTGCTGAATTACTTTACTATTATTGATTTTAAGGTGATATTTACAACTGCCTATAAAGATTTTGCATTGGACGCTTTTAAAGTGAATGCTCTGGATTATTTACTCAAACCTCTTACCGTGTCGGATGTGAGGGAAGCTGTAGCCCGTTATGAAAAAAGTTCAAAGGCAATAGTTAATGCTCAAAATGTTAAGGCTTTGTCAGAATTAAAAACGGTTGAGATGCCCGAAAAGAAACTGATAATTTCGACCAAGAAAGGCTTTGAAGTACTAAATTTGGAAGATATTGTATATTGCAAAGCGGAAGAATCGTATACACACTTTTTTACGAATGATGGAGCTATTCTTGCTTCAAAAACCTTTAGAGATTCTTGCGCAAGTTTGAGGGAGCCGACTTTTATTAGAGTTCATAAAAGTTATGTTGTGAATGTGAATTTTATTAAGTCGTTTAACACTTCGGAGTTCTCATTAGAGCTTTTAAACGGCGAAAGTATTCCGGTATCAGACAAATCATTCACTAAAAAGAGATTGATGGATGCGATTTCTCGTTAGTTTCTTTTACTTTCTTGTTGCAATTGTTCCTCTGAAATTATTGGGACAAAATTTTCCTTCGCATAATTTTACTACCGCGGATGGATTAGCCAATAACGCTGTGCGTAGCTTGTTTATAGATTCGAAAAACACTCTTTGGATTGGAACTGAAAATGGCATCTCCATTTTTGAAGGCGGTCATTTTACCAATTTATCTAGGCAAGATGGAGTCGCTCAAAATAGCTGCTGGGGAATTTGTGAAGATGCCAACAATAATATGTGGTTTGCTAGTTATGGCGGTGGCGTGACTAAATTTGATGGAAAAAACTACTCAGTATTTACCACCAAAAAGGGTTTGGCACATAATAAAACTCGAAAGGTTTTTAGCTATAAAGACAAGGTGATCGTTGGGACAGAATATGGTATTTCGATAATTGATATTAATTCGAATACGGTTATAACTCCAAAGGAAGTGTTTCCACATTTTGGAGTATTTATTGTGACTGATATTTTTGAATATAAAGACGAAATATACTTTTCGGCATTAAACGAAGGCTTTTTTAAAATTATAAATTTTACGGTCGAACCTAAAGTTATTCCTGTCTTAGAATTTCAGACCAGCTATAGTGTAGGGAATTTTGACGATAAATTTTACAATAGCAATAAGGGTTTTGTCGATGTCATAGATTTTACTAGTAGATCAGTTACTCGTACGAGCCAATTTGGTCAGTCGGTGGCCTGGCAATATTGTATTGATAAAAGAAATCAAATTTATGCCGCTTGCTGGGGAATATTTGACAATAATGGAGGGCTATTTGAGATCTTCAATAATAAGATGGTTTCCCTAAACGAAAAATTTGGCATTGATTCGAAGAAGTTGTTGAATGTCGTTTATGATAAGACGAATGATTTTCTATACGTAGGTTCAAAGGACAATGGCTTTTATCAGATTCAGTTAGACCAGGCAATCTTATATGAGCGTTTTGAGAATAGAAAGGTAATAGGTTTTGCCGATAATCTTATTTTATATCAAAATGGACTTGATTTCACGGCGAATAATAGTACGACAAAGAGGGTTACAAAACGTGATTTTAAACTTTTTCAGCAGCATTATAGTTCGAAAGAAGACTTTCAACGATCTGGAGAAAATAATGAGAGTTTTGAACTAAACTATAATTTACAGGCGGACGAAATTGAATTTTATAATTTAGTGAAGTATAATAATGACTTATACATTAGTAGTAATATTGGAATTTTCACCATAAATAGAAATGCTGAAATTATTAGTTATATTCCGATTCATACCTACAATTTTGGTTTCACTTCCGAAGGTTTGTTTTATGAAACTCATCCCTATGGTCCCACAAAGATTTACGAAACTATTGAACCTTTAAAAGTAAAGCAAGTTTCTAACGATGTTTCAGATATTGTTTCAAGTATTAATGTGAATGCAACAACCTATTATTTGTCGGTATTTAATGGCTTATCTTCATATAAAAATGGAAAATTCAGATCATATTTAAAAGAGGGACTTTTTTTAGAAGAGAAGTTAAAACATTGCGCTCATGGTAAAAACGGTGAATTGATCGTTAGTTCAGAATTTGGAGACGTGTATATCATTGGAGATTTACAGACTTTTAGAAATATTAAGAAGATTGGTAATGAAGAGATAATTGGAAATTCAATTAGCTTTTTAGAGCGTTACAAAGACTACCTTATAATTGGTACTGAAAAAGGAATAAATTTATACAAAAATGGTGCAATTAGGTTGATAGATAAGGAGCAAGGACTTTCAGATTGTACTTTTATAAGTTCGAAAATTATCGACGATGTGCTTTACCTCGGGACCAAGAAGGGGTATTATAGATTGAATTTACATAGCATTACAGCTGCAAAGCGAAAAGTTACCGCACTTAAAATCAGCAAGATTTTAATTAACAATAAAGAGACTTCGACGAAGGATTTTGAATGGTTTACGTACACGAAGGACAAGCTGGAAACGTCTTATGAACAAAATACATTGTCGATAGATTTTATTGCAACGGGAAGCCCATTTCCTAATAAACTAAAATTCCGCTACCGTCTTGAGAATGACAATCAGTGGAGTCCATATTCTGACAAAGCAAATGTGTTTCTGCCTTATCTGCCGTTTGGCGACTATAATTTGGAGATTGAAGTTTTTGACTTGAATAGTGGCAGTTCAAAAATATTTTCATTATTAAAAATAGATGTTTTAACGCCTTTCTATTTTCGCTGGTGGTTTGTATTAACTGTTTTCCTGTTTGCGTCAGGTCTTGTGTATTTGTTGGTGAAGCGATCTAAAACAAAAGCAAAAGATAAAGCAGTAATTCAAAAGCGAATTGCCGAAACAAAATTAGAAGCTCTTTTAAGTCAAATGAATCCGCACTTTATGTTTAATGCGATGAATGCGATTCAGAATTACGTAATTTCTAATGACACCTTAAATTCCCTGCACTATATAGGAGAGTTTGCAAAATTAATGCGGAAAACTCTCGAAAATTCCT comes from the Flavobacterium ardleyense genome and includes:
- a CDS encoding LytR/AlgR family response regulator transcription factor; this translates as MQIKVVIVDDEFPARKYLSSLLTLLYPNKITVVEECDSVKNAVIAIQKHQPDLVFLDIQMPEESGLELLNYFTIIDFKVIFTTAYKDFALDAFKVNALDYLLKPLTVSDVREAVARYEKSSKAIVNAQNVKALSELKTVEMPEKKLIISTKKGFEVLNLEDIVYCKAEESYTHFFTNDGAILASKTFRDSCASLREPTFIRVHKSYVVNVNFIKSFNTSEFSLELLNGESIPVSDKSFTKKRLMDAISR
- a CDS encoding sensor histidine kinase; translated protein: MRFLVSFFYFLVAIVPLKLLGQNFPSHNFTTADGLANNAVRSLFIDSKNTLWIGTENGISIFEGGHFTNLSRQDGVAQNSCWGICEDANNNMWFASYGGGVTKFDGKNYSVFTTKKGLAHNKTRKVFSYKDKVIVGTEYGISIIDINSNTVITPKEVFPHFGVFIVTDIFEYKDEIYFSALNEGFFKIINFTVEPKVIPVLEFQTSYSVGNFDDKFYNSNKGFVDVIDFTSRSVTRTSQFGQSVAWQYCIDKRNQIYAACWGIFDNNGGLFEIFNNKMVSLNEKFGIDSKKLLNVVYDKTNDFLYVGSKDNGFYQIQLDQAILYERFENRKVIGFADNLILYQNGLDFTANNSTTKRVTKRDFKLFQQHYSSKEDFQRSGENNESFELNYNLQADEIEFYNLVKYNNDLYISSNIGIFTINRNAEIISYIPIHTYNFGFTSEGLFYETHPYGPTKIYETIEPLKVKQVSNDVSDIVSSINVNATTYYLSVFNGLSSYKNGKFRSYLKEGLFLEEKLKHCAHGKNGELIVSSEFGDVYIIGDLQTFRNIKKIGNEEIIGNSISFLERYKDYLIIGTEKGINLYKNGAIRLIDKEQGLSDCTFISSKIIDDVLYLGTKKGYYRLNLHSITAAKRKVTALKISKILINNKETSTKDFEWFTYTKDKLETSYEQNTLSIDFIATGSPFPNKLKFRYRLENDNQWSPYSDKANVFLPYLPFGDYNLEIEVFDLNSGSSKIFSLLKIDVLTPFYFRWWFVLTVFLFASGLVYLLVKRSKTKAKDKAVIQKRIAETKLEALLSQMNPHFMFNAMNAIQNYVISNDTLNSLHYIGEFAKLMRKTLENSSKPTITLREEIDYLKTYISIENMRFNHCVEVDFQINDHINLSCKIPTMLLQPFVENVFVHAFSTATLSPKLTLTFEMKNSTTLQILIIDNGKGIDMKSTNLHQSKGILLVRERLSLLQNHLQESIEFQNNNPSGIIVCIQLLV